The proteins below come from a single Rosa rugosa chromosome 2, drRosRugo1.1, whole genome shotgun sequence genomic window:
- the LOC133733729 gene encoding CASP-like protein 5A2, with translation MNVSHGSVHPVEDVPTTDGAAGPNPPRVRMKDLPGMPGTPAGLALRLSQFLFSAAALAVMASTSDFPSVTAFCYLVAATGLQTLWSFSLAIADVYALLVGRSLQSHKVVCLFTLGDGMTSTLTFAAACASAGITVLIDNDLDSCAHNHCAQFETATALAFITWFTALPSFLLNFWSLASR, from the exons ATGAATGTGAGCCACGGGTCGGTTCACCCAGTTGAAGATGTCCCCACCACAGACGGCGCCGCCGGCCCAAACCCGCCCCGGGTCCGAATGAAGGACCTCCCCGGCATGCCCGGCACTCCCGCCGGCCTCGCCTTGCGCCTTTCCCAGTTCCTCTTCTCCGCCGCCGCTCTCGCCGTCATGGCCTCCACCTCTGACTTCCCTTCCGTCACCGCTTTCTG CTACCTAGTTGCCGCTACCGGGTTGCAGACTTTGTGGAGCTTCTCGTTGGCCATTGCTGACGTCTATGCCCTTCTAGTGGGGCGTTCTTTGCAGAGCCATAAAGTTGTCTGCTTGTTCACTCTCGGCGATGGG ATGACATCCACTCTTACTTTCGCGGCAGCTTGTGCTTCTGCGGGGATCACAGTTCTTATTGACAATGATCTTGACAGTTGTGCCCATAACCATTGTGCACAATTTGAAACAGCTACAGCCTTGGCTTTTATAACCTGGTTCACTGCACTACCatcttttcttttaaatttttgGTCGTTGGCATCCAGATGA